A genomic stretch from Seriola aureovittata isolate HTS-2021-v1 ecotype China chromosome 13, ASM2101889v1, whole genome shotgun sequence includes:
- the ghsra gene encoding growth hormone secretagogue receptor a, protein MPSWLNHSECISHNCSWEEINDTTRNDDPVLPPLNYYSIPLLTGITIACTLLFLVGMTGNVMTILVVSKYRDMRTTTNLYLCSMAVSDLLIFLCMPLDLYRMWRYRPWRLGDVLCKLFQFVSESCTYSTILSITALSVERYLAICFPLRAKAVVTKRRVRALILLLWTVSLLSAGPVFVMVGVERDSMGPLNMSSGKNETGSSLEGEDTRECKMTHYAVESGLMGAMVWLSSVFFFMPVFCLTVLYSLIGRRLWQRHRETNISSRVAHRDKSNRQTIKMLVVVVLAFVLCWLPFHVGRYLQFRSLDAPSPLLSVLSEYCSLVSVVLFYLSAAINPILYNTMSWKYRGAAARLFGLTYSQPPRGRTASTMKGDGSNGWTESTVSF, encoded by the exons ATGCCCTCTTGGCTCAACCACTCGGAGTGCATCTCCCATAACTGCAGCTGGGAGGAGATCAACGACACCACAAGGAATGATGACCCTGTCCTGCCTCCTCTCAATTATTACTCAATCCCACTCCTCACTGGCATCACCATCGCCTGCACGCTGTTGTTTCTGGTCGGGATGACCGGGAATGTCATGACCATCTTGGTGGTCAGTAAGTACCGGGACATGCGCACCACCACCAACTTATACTTGTGTAGCATGGCTGTATCAGACCTGCTCATCTTCCTCTGTATGCCGCTGGACCTCTACCGCATGTGGAGGTACAGGCCATGGCGCCTTGGAGACGTGCTCTGCAAGCTCTTTCAGTTCGTGTCAGAGTCATGCACCTACTCCACTATACTGAGCATCACCGCGCTGTCAGTGGAGCGCTACCTGGCGATCTGTTTCCCGCTGCGCGCCAAGGCTGTAGTTACAAAAAGGCGGGTGCGCGCCCTCATTCTTCTACTATGGACAGTGTCTCTTTTGAGCGCCGGGCCCGTGTTTGTGATGGTGGGGGTGGAGCGGGATAGCATGGGACCACTAAATATGAGTTCGGGAAAGAATGAGACTGGCTCCTCTCTGGAGGGCGAGGACACCCGGGAGTGTAAGATGACGCACTACGCCGTGGAGTCAGGTCTGATGGGGGCCATGGTGTGGTTGAGCTCCGTTTTCTTCTTCATGCCGGTGTTCTGTCTCACGGTGCTCTACAGCCTCATAGGCCGCCGGCTGTGGCAGAGACACCGAGAAACAAACATCAGCTCCCGTGTGGCTCACAGGGACAAGAGCAACAGACAGACCATCAAGATGCTGG tggtggtggtgctggccTTTGTCCTCTGCTGGCTGCCGTTCCATGTAGGTCGCTACCTGCAGTTCCGCTCGCTGGACGCTCCATCCCCGCTGCTGTCGGTGTTGTCCGAGTACTGCAGCTTGGTGTCGGTGGTCCTCTTCTACCTGAGTGCCGCCATCAACCCCATCCTCTATAACACGATGTCATGGAAATACCGGGGCGCAGCGGCGCGCCTCTTCGGCCTCACCTACAGCCAGCCACCACGTGGGCGCACAGCCAGCACCATGAAGGGAGACGGCTCGAACGGCTGGACGGAGTCCACAGTCAGCTTCTAA